Genomic segment of Topomyia yanbarensis strain Yona2022 unplaced genomic scaffold, ASM3024719v1 HiC_scaffold_4, whole genome shotgun sequence:
CTGAGTTCGTCAGCCGACTACATCCTGATGGGACCGCAGACTAGCCTGGTCTACATGCTGGCCGATGCCGGGTACGATGTGTGGCTTGGAAATGCCCGGGGAAATCGTTACTCCAACCGGCACCGTTCGCGGAACAACGAGACGCAACAGTTCTGGGATTTTTCCTGGCACGAAGTAGGATCTATCGATATACCCAACATGATCGACTACATCCTGGCACGGACTGGCCAGCAGGATTTGCAGTACGTCGGCCACTCACAGGGAACGACAGCGTTCTGGGTTATGTTGTCCCAACATCCGTACTACAACCGTCGGATCAAGAGTGCACATCTGCTCGCACCTGCAGCCTACATGCATCACACCCGAAGTCCCTACGTAATCTTCCTGGCAACCTTCCTGCATACGACCGAACTGATGCTGCAGATGATGGGCACTTGGTACTTTGCTCCTACCAATGAAATGGACATCCAAGGAGGGCTGCAAAACTGTCACGACGGTGCTCCGTTTCAGCAAATGTGCACGATTAATACCTTCCTGATTGCCGGGTTCAACTCGCAGGAGGTTAATTACGTAAGTAACAGGTTGTTTCCGGTAAACGATTCCTTGCTTAACCTATCCATTTGCATCGAATAGACGATGCTCCCGGTTATCCACGCTCACTCACCAGCCGGGGCTTCCGCCATGCAGATGATCCACCACGCCCAAACGGTTCGCTCTCGCATCTTCCGACAGTACGATCATGGTGTCACGATGAACATGGTTCGCTATGGACAAGCAGTTCCTCCGCGGTACAACTTTGACAATGTCCAGGCACCGACCTTGCTCTACCACAGCACCAACGATTGGTTAGCGGCGCCGGAAGACGTAGAACTACTCCGCCGTGAGTTACCGAACATCCACAAGCAGTATCTGGTTCGGATGCGAGAGTTTAACCATATGGACTTCATCTGGGCCATCAACGTGCGGTCACTGCTGTACGATGAGCTGCTCGCTGATCTTAGAGCCTACGCCTGAAAGGGGCAGGGCGATATTTATACGTACACATGTATATACCGACCCATGACTCAACGATGACTGGTCAAATATATTTTATCTACATCAATACCTTTTACCGTTACTTATTTATGTCGGTTTTGCTAGAtacgaaactgagtcaggcgTTAACCTCAAAAATgctaaatttcacttttcatctAATAAGCTCGTCCATCTAGGTTCGATTTACGCACTTTTAACCGATTCAAATATGTTTGAAAATGTGTATCAAAACAAAACCTGCTGAGGTTGCTTTTTCCTTTTAAGTTTATGACCTGCATATGCTACCGTTCTAATCTAATCAAGGCACACTACAAAAAACGTCAATCGGCCAATTGGTCATTGCGGTATGTGCTAAAACTGGCCAACATCTTGAATTGAATTCAGTGGAAAGTCCATTTTTATTGGAGGCTTCAGGACTCggtagcaaagttgttgagcaaCTGTATAGATAACATTTTATTCGCCTGATCAGTTGCCTCCCGACAAGAACGCAGCTGACTTATGGAACGTATTTCACAGCCTACTGTGGGACAGAATTTCTTCACAGTAAAGTAACAGTGACGCAGCAACCGGTGGCAGTCTGTATCTCTGCAAACCGGTAGAGACTGGAAAGGTTGGGTCGGGCGAAGAAGCTGTAAacttaatttgtttttgttttatttacaaATGAGGATGCTCGCTGTTTGAATGGTtcgttaaataaataaaagactgAAATGTTTGGCGTGAACGTTCAACAGAAAGGTGACTTGGACAACGAAATTTGCAGATTGTTTTATATAGAGCTATAATTAGACCgttaaaatagttttggaatgtCTAGATGCCTAAGAATTTATCAAAAATGCATATCATTACTGTTTCACACTTTAAGTAAATATATGAATTCGGTAATTTCTGTTGGCGCAAAATTCAAGGTTGTTAGCCTCATGCCATTCCAATGTATTGAAAGGATGCTAGAACCCATCAAAACAGTTGAACTGTTACGTTTTCTTATAAATGGTAGGTGTCGTTCCAGAAGACACTCTTGCTTTCAATCATTGTTTCAGAAGTGATACAGGGAGGGCTTATTTGACCATATCGGCATATTGTCtaccaaatttgatttttttaggaaaattttGATGTTTTCTCGAACAGACTTTAGAACGGCAAACTAGAACTTGGCAACGCAATATTCCTCTCCCAAGttagagcttgagcttgtgcttgtgcgaccacccttgACTGCTACTCCATTattgatctggactagctgaagttgcacagggaatcagtagataattatgcttgggagtagcgaaaatatctttcaatgtgcaactcctggtaatcctaaagtgtttattgatcaataccggcgccggccaggcccgaacgtagatcgtggAAGGAAAGGGAATGAACAGTTAGACCGATGCTTGCTTTTGCTATAGGCTGTATATACTTCTGCGcattccacaagtatcacgggaggaggatatttgttagtaagtatagaagttgtattctagttcttctttaccgacgccagagaggtgactccactatatggactagatatcgatccatcaactcatggaccaggaaccaacggctttacttcccttccgatggaagacgtgaccacagattttttcacctcagaaaaatctcaacgacctcagtCGGAATTAAACTCAggacaactggaatgagtggcggtaacgcttaccactcaaccatcggcgccgtcgCAATATTCCTCTCCCGAGTTAGAATTGACTTTGCaaccacaataggtggctgtgtggcctgACTGTTTGCGCACAGCGTTGCTACCATCCGAACAAATAGACGTACCTTGTCCACGAGGACATCGTTAGAAAAAGGACTCAGCGGCAGTCATCCGAAGAGCGCTGGATAGCGAATATATTGTAGCCTTATTGTTCACAACTTTTGCTCAATACAAAATCTATACCTATTGAAGTGAGGGAAACAGCTAAAACGATAGTTTAATATGCATTGACTACCCCATCAATCCCTACTGCCCGTGCTGGTACGTAGACGTGATAGTTTCACGTAAGATGGTCATAGTAAGCAATCTTGTTTTCCTGTTCACGAGATCATTTACTATAGCTACGTGTTATCTAAGAAACGGCCTAATACTGCTCTATCAGTTCTCGTGAAATTTCTTATATATACACTGCTTTTTCCCGTTCAGGAAGTACACCACCAAAGACCTAGTTGAGTgaagatgatttttttattcatatcagGGGGTTTATCGTCAAACAACAAACCCCACAAATGTTGACCGTCATTTTACACACACACGATctcaaaaacaattttatttccTCGTTGATTTTAATTATTCATACTGTTCAAACAATCATTTCTTTCATCGAGTTAGCGCATTACCGACACTTAGTCAGTCTGTTGCAGACCCTTCAATCAGTCCGTGAATACTAGGGTGGCGGTTATTTTTGCGatgaatcatagaatcataatcatattttcatataaaacatatgaaaaaaatcccatataaaacttcaatttggGACACCTGTTAATATGGtccaattttgttcaaattcaaTCAATTTGGGACACCTGTTAATATGGtccaattttgttcaaatttcatccaattttttttgttggtacCTTCACTCATTTTTTGACCTGCGATGGACCCAGGTGGCCAAAGTTCATACAACTAGTCACTCACGATTGTGACCCCAAATGGTTACATTGGATGAGCAAATGTAGTTGTTCAGAGTGACTGGTATCTACCGTCGTCGAATGAGATTTGACCGATcacattcgcttggtagatactgcgAAGTACGCTAAGCGGAAATCTGCACAATTATATGTAGTATCAAATAGGCACAGTGAATTGTGAGCGCCGGACATGATTAAGCAAAGTTAAGGACCACCAACGGGCTAAGCTTGTTCTACCGATAACTAGTAGTTGACGGAGATTAGAATACGGATCGATAACGTTTCTTGAACTGATGGGATCGGAAGATGATCGTGACGAAATTGTTCTGGATTGCGGGACCAGGAAGCAGAATATGGTTCAGCAATACACCGAACGGCACGATGCGTGAAATACCATACAAAACTATGTAGCGATGCTCTCTAGTTTCATCACAGCATGGTATAAAAGTAAATATTGCGATTGTACGTTTGCTTCATCGGGGCTATTCTTACGCATGTGTGCCAATCTAACATACACGTGAATGAACTGTCAGTATATCGCCGACTTGTCGGGACTCGAACCGAGTCAGCGTTCTAGAGAGAAGAAGCTACAGGTGACGTTGAATCTGTTGCCTAGTTAAGAAGAGGAGATCCAGCGTTATTTACCCGAAACATACCTGACAGCGAATATGTTGTAGCCTTATTATTCGCAACTTTTGCTGAATACAAAATCTTCACCTATTGAAGAAAGGGAAACAGCTAACACGATACTTCAATAGACATTCGCACCTTAAACCCTGTTCAGTAACTACCCCATCAATCTCTACTGCCCGCGCGGGTACTTATATGTGATAGTTCCGCGATACATCGAACTgcttcaacttctattttcacgCATACTCGTGGATGAACTGTCGGTATATCGCCATCTTGTCGGGACACAAACCGAATGAGCGAGAAAAGAAGCTAAGGGTGACGTTGAATCTGTTGCCTTTGAAATGCTTGACGCCGTAGTGTAATGGCTACCGGAGTTGCGGTGTTCTTCGTCAAATCTTCCTCGCAATATCGCTCCGACGACAATGACTCCGTCCTTTGCATTATGGACTATTTCAAACTGCTAGAATTGGTTTACTAATTCATCGATCGTGCAGATATTACTGTACTGGCGGCTATACCCCATTAGTCATAAAgagttaggcataaatacgtcaggcataatggacgaacagctcatgaaataagAAAgggtaaattttataattttcttaGAACAAATATACAAGTACTGCAGCTTCTAGAATGATTTCCTCCCATACTATTCAGTACAATTTTTGTATTCTTGACTTCTTCAACGTTAAAACAACGCTAAATTTTTCTACATACAACCAACAAGGTACTGTTGCGTATGTTACATTCGTAGCATAATACTTTTTCTGCCCCAGACTGCAGGTTTACATAGGTTCCACAAAGTAGTACTCGGTCATTTATCTTGAAAAATTGGTTGCAAATGGTGTCGGTAATACAATTCGCCGTGCAATACAATAATGTAGGCTTGAAATATGTTTGAACAAAAACAGTTCGCTTAAATAAAGAAAGTATCCTGCCTTTCCTTTACAATAGCACAGATACATGATTTACTAGAGCTTTTAATATGCTTGGAAGATAATCGTTTGACATATCGAACGACTCTAGGTTAGATTGCATTCGACATGATAAGTTATTGAACCATTCACCTTACCGCTAAGCCACGACTCACTTCACATACTGCCGCTAAAATTGCATTTTCGCGCGTACAAGTGCATTCACGTGGTCGCTTCGGACGGCTAGCAAACACAGACAAAATGCATTCGTcgtaatcatcatcatcatcaccatcgaTAATAATGCATCTCCACAACCATTTTCCCTTTCCGTGAGAGAGCGTAATACAGATGAAACTGCCTCCTGACGAGCATTCGGTCCCGCCCGCCATAGGGATGCGCTTGGCTATACCCGGTTGTTTCCGGAGAAATGGCGACAAGCCGACCCGTCCTGCGATCCCGGTACCAACCAACTAAACGTCCTTCGGCGGTCCCGAACCGGATTGCGGGTTGTGTTATTTTTGAAAgtttatttttgtaaaaatttaaCGACAAATAATGATTGTAACAATTATTTATGAGAtgcgaaaaataaattttaacacAATCAGAACCACTCCCGGACGGTCAGAACTGCGAGGAGGTGCAGCCCGCGAACGCGAAATAGGCTCGCGAGCGAACACCACGCAAACATGCGTTGCCTATATTCGGGTGGTGCCAATCGTGGCACCTGCATGTATGCAAGCGCGCTATTGCATTTTGGCGATGCGATCCTGCTAAGTTATCTTGGCGCGAAGACAATTTAACTCATTATAGAGAGATGAGGGGGGGGTCCTGATTTGCGGGTGACGAGCAATCTGCATCCGATTAAAGTTGCTACTTAATTACTTTCCTCCCGACCGGACACATAGGGTTTGTCCTTTTATTCGAAAATAGGTACGTGGAAAAAAACGTCCCGGATACACGCAATCGGAAATTAAGATAATGACAATCAACAAATTATTTTAATAAGACAATACGGCGACGCACCCGAACGCCTCATTAGTTTCGTCGGCTAACGGGCGCCAATGCTGGACCAGGAGGTCgtcctcgtcgtcgtcgtccTGATGGCCCGGCATTGGTTCGGATCATTTGCGGTAATAATTGGTGCATCCTGTTGATGAGTGCATCCAACGCAACACGAGCGGATCAATAATATATGCATATGTAAAGCAGCTGGTTGagtgggagggggggggggtgcagaAGCCGCCTGTAATGGGTCCCGAAATTATGCAATTTGTGTGACACATGCGTAGGTGAGTGCTTGCACCCGTTGGTAGCTGTTTTCGTGTAGAGTGCATTTAGGCGTTCGCGATCGGCTCTGTTCGATTTTTAAGATAGGGTGATGGTGAAAGGATGGGAAACAAAATATTGGTGGTTTTTCGTGAAAAGGTATTGAATTATTGGTCGATCTCAACTAAATCATGATTTTTTCAGTTAGATATCCATCCGAATATAGTTTAGAAGTACTGAACTTAACTACTATCTCAaagaatttaaacaaaaaactaatcaacgaacaGGCGCACCCATTCCTTTACCCGCACCGGAGCGTCCCCCATGTACTGCACACAGTCTACCTCGTAGGCGCGGTTGCAGCACCATGCACACACAATTAGCATTTAATTGATGTATATATTTGCGAATTAATTGGAACGATTGTTCCTCGCACTACCGTGCACCCCCCCAGTGGGatcattttaattttatatcATTTTAATGTTTGGCTGCTACCGCGCTTTCCATCGGGCGCGCGGAATCGATACAGGAATGATCGGAGGGGGGAGTGGTTGTTATTTCGGTCACATTGTCCATGATTCGCGGGACACACGAGCGTTAATATGCTCGAATGGTATCTCCGATTCATGAGTGTCTGATTGCAGCTGCTTGGGGTGCATCTTGGCCCGGGAAAATGCATTTTCCCTTGCCAGCTCGAGAAGATCGAGAAACTTGCGGTTTCTGATAAGGTGGCTTCACGTGGAACACGAAAAAGTACGGCCGCTTTACAGGTAAGAAGCATTCACAATTCGTGGATATTTCGTCGGTGAACAGGAGCCAAGCTACGGTAGGAGATACGAAGCTAATTAGGCTTGTCGataacacgattttttttttgctgctgcTGTGTGCTCATTTACTCATGTTTAAAATTGATACATCGATTGCCGATTTATAATTACAAACAACAGTGAGGGGAAATAGGTGGCacgtttttttcaatttcgagCTCTACTGTTCCCCAACTTCGGTGCGATAGACTTTCGTTATCACAGGAGGTCATGGTGAGCGTTTGCTGTGAGTTCGAATCTTTTCTTGGACTATAGTGATGACAGTATGTGACAGTGTGATTCAATCAATGTCATTACTGATGTATCAGTGCAGTCAAATCAACAACCAATAACGGCTCGGATGCAATCGATGCAGTATCAGGAGAACATGGTTGGATTGGTAGGATATCTCATCGGACGCTGACTGCAGTTTATCACGTCACGTGAAAAACAGCCAGttatattttattcgttttaaataatatgTTATGTGATGTGAGAGATATGATTGGTAAGTGGTCATAGGCAGCCAGGAGGCGGAAAAGTGTTTTTATGGGTATATATCccccaaacttttttttgaaattatatttATAAGAATATTGTGGTTAATTTGAATCTCATCTTCATAGGACAAAATAAGGATTTTTAAAACCATGCCGGTCTATTTCCGAGAAGACCTCTACAAAGCcttgcaaaaacaaaaaaagtcaGTATAATAAGACCTTTTGTATCTTTCATATAGAAAGTTCAAACTGGGGTCCAACGGGCTGTGTCTCATATAGGGTatacgagcccttattcatctcattagtcaggttg
This window contains:
- the LOC131695387 gene encoding lipase 3-like; this encodes MKQWILVIISLVFAVNAQIHPDIIEDAHLDSLGLLRKYGYPAEEHIIETDDGYLLGVHRCPGSPVSPPALGKPVVLLQHGMLSSSADYILMGPQTSLVYMLADAGYDVWLGNARGNRYSNRHRSRNNETQQFWDFSWHEVGSIDIPNMIDYILARTGQQDLQYVGHSQGTTAFWVMLSQHPYYNRRIKSAHLLAPAAYMHHTRSPYVIFLATFLHTTELMLQMMGTWYFAPTNEMDIQGGLQNCHDGAPFQQMCTINTFLIAGFNSQEVNYTMLPVIHAHSPAGASAMQMIHHAQTVRSRIFRQYDHGVTMNMVRYGQAVPPRYNFDNVQAPTLLYHSTNDWLAAPEDVELLRRELPNIHKQYLVRMREFNHMDFIWAINVRSLLYDELLADLRAYA